From a single Nostoc edaphicum CCNP1411 genomic region:
- a CDS encoding DUF1823 family protein: MSNLPPLNTETIWAIIEDKFDDATVNQLLWHYLGYRYDSSTAQWDASQVAPEWQNDYPQPPDFMESRPATVKLTRSIPAENKQMLKEKLGFKGYKIGEFGPRQTRRATAANWLLSYLQQTNGTIQ; the protein is encoded by the coding sequence ATGTCTAACCTGCCACCACTCAATACAGAAACGATTTGGGCAATTATTGAAGATAAATTTGATGATGCCACAGTTAATCAGTTGCTATGGCATTATTTAGGCTATCGCTATGACTCCTCAACTGCACAATGGGACGCTAGCCAAGTTGCACCAGAATGGCAGAATGATTACCCACAACCACCAGATTTTATGGAATCTCGCCCCGCAACAGTTAAGTTGACTCGTTCTATTCCTGCTGAAAATAAACAAATGTTAAAAGAAAAACTGGGCTTCAAAGGATATAAGATTGGTGAATTTGGACCTCGGCAAACTCGTAGAGCAACAGCGGCAAATTGGTTGTTAAGTTATCTGCAACAAACTAACGGCACAATTCAGTAA
- a CDS encoding alpha/beta hydrolase, which translates to MTVPRATSQPPAGLIVTLHGWGANAEDVASLLPLLNLPDYQFVLPNAPYPYPYSPVGRAWYDLRVENMYEGLVESRQLLTDFLESLESTTGVPLSRTILCGFSQGGAMTLDVGSKLPLAGLAVMSGYLHPDALTAAKSGIPPILISHGRYDEVVPLKAALKARETVQSLGVAVEYHEFDMGHEINPQTLEVLRNFVVNLIG; encoded by the coding sequence ATTACCGTTCCTAGAGCCACTTCTCAACCCCCCGCAGGTTTAATTGTTACTTTGCATGGTTGGGGAGCTAATGCTGAAGATGTAGCATCATTGTTACCCTTGCTCAACTTACCTGATTACCAGTTTGTATTACCCAATGCACCTTATCCTTATCCCTATTCCCCTGTAGGGAGGGCATGGTATGACCTGCGGGTGGAAAATATGTATGAAGGGTTGGTAGAAAGTCGGCAACTGTTAACAGATTTTTTGGAATCTTTAGAAAGTACCACTGGCGTACCTTTATCACGCACCATTTTATGTGGATTTTCTCAAGGTGGGGCAATGACTTTAGATGTCGGATCAAAATTACCCCTAGCAGGTTTAGCTGTCATGAGTGGGTATTTACATCCTGATGCCCTAACAGCAGCGAAAAGTGGGATTCCACCGATTTTAATCAGCCACGGGAGATATGATGAAGTTGTACCCCTAAAAGCTGCTTTGAAGGCACGAGAAACTGTACAGTCTCTAGGAGTGGCGGTGGAATATCACGAATTTGACATGGGGCATGAAATAAATCCACAAACGTTAGAGGTGCTACGAAATTTCGTTGTAAATCTAATTGGCTAG
- a CDS encoding DUF2555 domain-containing protein has protein sequence MTTLSISRKEIAAITAAEVEELATRLELDNYSNAFEGLNDWHLLRAIAFQRPELVEPYIYLLDLEAYDEA, from the coding sequence ATGACAACTCTAAGCATTTCCAGGAAAGAAATTGCTGCCATAACTGCGGCAGAGGTAGAAGAACTGGCTACACGTTTGGAGCTAGACAATTATAGTAATGCTTTTGAGGGTTTAAATGATTGGCATCTATTGCGAGCGATCGCATTTCAGCGTCCAGAGTTAGTTGAACCCTATATCTACCTCTTAGACTTGGAAGCCTACGATGAAGCGTAG
- the coaBC gene encoding bifunctional phosphopantothenoylcysteine decarboxylase/phosphopantothenate--cysteine ligase CoaBC — MTNPKFNRVLIGVGGGIAAYKICELVSTLFKTGVEVRVILTRSAQEFITPLTIATLSRHPAYTDDDFWKPIHSRPLHIELGEWADVMVIAPLTANTLAKLAYGMADNLLTNTVLASTCPVLVAPAMNTDMWEQLSVQRNWRQLLIDSRYHGMNTASGLLACDRIGAGRLAEPPEIFAHIQSLLHTQGKRDLVGKRVLISAGGTREYLDPVRFIGNPSTGKMGLALAQAALHRGANVTLVHGPANWDVPLGVQGIPVISAEQMQHIMVECLPNADIIVMSAAVADVKPKDYSTEKLPKRSLPQALPLEPVPDIVAQLAQLKQPHQMLIGFAAQTGDIVKPALEKLQNKKLDAIVANPIDQPDSGFGSDNNQAIFLDSQGNQVEIAPCSKLEMAHQLFDFLSIVSNR, encoded by the coding sequence ATGACTAATCCAAAATTTAACAGGGTTCTAATAGGTGTAGGTGGCGGTATCGCCGCCTACAAAATTTGTGAATTGGTTTCGACGCTGTTTAAAACTGGGGTGGAGGTTCGAGTCATCCTCACCCGTTCGGCGCAAGAATTTATCACGCCTCTGACAATAGCCACTCTATCCCGTCATCCCGCCTACACCGATGATGATTTCTGGAAACCAATTCACTCTCGTCCGTTGCATATTGAATTGGGTGAATGGGCAGATGTCATGGTAATTGCTCCTTTGACGGCTAATACATTAGCAAAGTTAGCCTACGGGATGGCGGATAATTTACTCACAAATACCGTGCTGGCTTCTACTTGTCCCGTGCTGGTAGCACCCGCAATGAATACCGATATGTGGGAACAGCTATCAGTGCAGCGAAATTGGCGACAGCTATTGATCGATAGTCGATATCATGGGATGAATACAGCATCAGGATTATTAGCGTGCGATCGCATCGGTGCTGGTAGATTAGCAGAACCTCCAGAAATATTCGCTCACATCCAATCGTTGTTACACACTCAAGGTAAACGAGATTTAGTCGGTAAACGAGTGTTAATTAGCGCCGGGGGAACGCGAGAGTATCTTGACCCAGTGCGGTTTATTGGTAATCCTTCCACAGGTAAAATGGGATTAGCTTTAGCGCAAGCAGCACTTCACCGAGGCGCAAACGTTACTTTGGTACATGGCCCAGCTAATTGGGATGTACCATTAGGAGTACAAGGGATTCCCGTCATTAGTGCAGAGCAAATGCAGCACATCATGGTGGAATGTTTACCCAACGCTGATATCATTGTGATGTCAGCAGCCGTCGCAGATGTGAAGCCAAAAGATTATAGTACAGAAAAATTGCCCAAGCGATCGCTCCCCCAAGCTTTACCTTTGGAACCCGTACCCGATATAGTCGCCCAATTAGCACAACTTAAGCAGCCGCATCAGATGTTAATTGGTTTTGCAGCACAAACTGGCGATATTGTCAAGCCCGCATTAGAAAAATTACAGAATAAAAAATTAGATGCGATCGTTGCTAACCCCATCGATCAACCTGATAGTGGTTTTGGTAGCGATAATAATCAAGCGATATTTTTAGATAGCCAAGGAAATCAGGTAGAAATTGCACCTTGTTCTAAATTAGAAATGGCGCATCAATTATTTGATTTTCTTTCCATAGTCTCAAACAGATGA
- a CDS encoding lipoate--protein ligase family protein, which produces MRQLATESPSTWRFIPMLQTSGAVQMAIDAWLFKQFEKGQHQPILRFYTWYPYALSLGHLQKQWPAEWHNLIYQGKGLDLVRRPTGGRAVLHQGDLSYALITSASTGKSWGTYEKICNFLIQGWQTLGIELNYGSAGRGYIHNPSCFNTATAADLVTADGSKFIGSAQRKGRNTILQHGSMILSTDKGLFQEIFEQPAPWNTSLCNTQEQDDWIAKIVDTLTETAKQYFGIELVTQPFTDLEWQDILKLRSLYEVRLPVPKL; this is translated from the coding sequence ATGAGACAACTAGCAACCGAGTCACCATCCACTTGGCGTTTCATCCCGATGCTTCAGACATCAGGAGCAGTGCAAATGGCTATCGATGCTTGGTTGTTCAAGCAATTTGAAAAGGGACAGCACCAACCTATCCTGCGTTTTTATACCTGGTATCCTTATGCGCTCTCCTTGGGACATCTGCAAAAACAATGGCCTGCCGAGTGGCATAATCTGATTTACCAGGGAAAGGGACTCGATCTAGTTCGTCGGCCAACGGGAGGTAGAGCTGTTCTCCATCAAGGAGATTTAAGCTACGCCCTGATTACCTCAGCTAGTACTGGAAAAAGCTGGGGTACTTATGAAAAAATCTGTAACTTTTTGATCCAAGGCTGGCAAACCTTGGGTATTGAGTTAAATTATGGTTCTGCTGGACGGGGTTACATTCACAATCCCAGTTGCTTCAATACAGCAACAGCCGCAGACTTGGTAACTGCCGATGGTAGTAAATTCATTGGTAGTGCCCAACGCAAAGGAAGAAATACCATTCTTCAACATGGCTCGATGATTTTGTCTACAGACAAAGGTTTATTTCAGGAAATCTTTGAACAACCAGCACCGTGGAATACCTCACTTTGCAACACACAGGAACAGGATGATTGGATTGCAAAAATTGTGGATACACTGACAGAGACGGCAAAACAGTACTTTGGTATAGAACTAGTTACCCAACCATTCACTGATCTCGAATGGCAAGATATCCTGAAATTGCGATCGCTTTATGAGGTGCGATTGCCTGTTCCCAAACTTTAG
- a CDS encoding spore photoproduct lyase family protein: MPERVLFTPAALDEDWGQQILARVQSLNLPIEELSQNRLKGLRGESERDTYNIAKRTLAVVTAPPSSLKLSPIPPSADWQFHLAEGCPAHCQYCYLAGSLSGPPVIRVFANLPQILENLANYEQQGETTSYEVSCYTDPLGIEHLTGSLAECIRYFGTRPNAHLRWVSKFDAVDGLLDLPHNGHTRCRMSVNAAPISGKFEGGTASVASRLNALRRLALPQEHGGGGYPVGLVIAPIMPIDDWQMHYSYLFDQINEALDFDCNLTFELISHRFTPGSKEVLQTWYPQSKLEMDEAKRSVKRNKFGGTKYVYDKDIMKALRCFFESEISRRFPNAEILYWT; encoded by the coding sequence ATACCTGAACGGGTACTGTTTACACCTGCTGCCCTAGATGAGGATTGGGGGCAGCAGATTCTTGCACGTGTGCAGTCACTCAACTTACCAATAGAAGAATTATCACAGAATCGCCTGAAGGGACTGCGCGGTGAGTCTGAGCGGGATACTTACAATATCGCCAAGCGTACCTTAGCGGTGGTTACTGCACCACCCAGTTCTTTGAAACTGAGTCCTATTCCACCTTCTGCGGATTGGCAGTTTCACCTTGCCGAAGGTTGTCCGGCTCATTGTCAATATTGCTACCTAGCTGGTAGCTTGTCGGGGCCACCTGTTATCCGCGTTTTTGCTAACTTACCGCAGATATTAGAGAACTTAGCTAACTATGAGCAACAGGGAGAAACCACGAGTTATGAAGTTAGCTGTTACACAGACCCATTGGGTATTGAGCATTTAACTGGAAGTCTTGCTGAATGTATCCGTTACTTTGGCACTCGTCCCAATGCACATCTACGTTGGGTATCGAAGTTTGATGCTGTGGATGGATTACTCGACCTACCACACAATGGGCATACTCGCTGTCGAATGAGCGTTAATGCTGCACCGATTTCTGGCAAATTTGAAGGTGGCACAGCATCCGTAGCATCCAGACTTAATGCATTGCGACGGTTGGCGTTACCACAAGAGCATGGCGGTGGCGGTTATCCAGTAGGTTTGGTGATCGCACCAATTATGCCGATAGACGATTGGCAAATGCACTATAGTTATTTATTTGACCAGATAAACGAGGCACTGGATTTTGACTGTAACCTTACTTTTGAGTTAATCTCGCATCGATTCACACCTGGGTCAAAAGAAGTTTTACAAACTTGGTATCCGCAATCAAAATTAGAGATGGATGAGGCAAAACGCAGCGTCAAGCGTAATAAGTTTGGTGGGACGAAGTACGTTTACGATAAGGACATAATGAAGGCGTTGCGTTGCTTTTTTGAGAGTGAGATTAGTAGGCGCTTTCCAAATGCTGAAATTCTTTATTGGACTTAG
- a CDS encoding site-2 protease family protein codes for MFTLSETSILAAILLLALGILGWGFYRARPFGKLGILAWLQSVVLMTPWLLFFGLFAAGIYVNIAGILFLIVTSAGLYIYLGRQLRAAGQDDILKQRATERLAAASLIEANSPQPTAAEQKAEIPPIPEDDLNAIKGIFGIDTFFATETIAYQDGAIFKGNLRGEPEETHNRLTASLRQRLGDQYRLFLVENTDGRPVVIVLPSRNDPRPLQLSQKVFAGILLVATIATSLEAAGLLLNFDFFGNPARFQEALPIGAGIFSILVAHEIGHWLLARRHQIRLSWPFFLPAVQIGSFGAITRFESLLPNRKVLFDIALAGPAAGGIVSLLMLVTGLLLSHPGSLFQLPNQFFQGSILVGSLARVVLGSALQSSLVSVHPLVIIGWLGLIITALNLMPAGQLDGGRIVQAIYGRKTAGRATIATLILLALVSLGNMIAMYWAIVIFFLQRDQERPSLNEITEPDDARAALGLLALFLMITTLLPLTPGLAGRLGIG; via the coding sequence ATGTTTACTTTATCAGAAACTTCTATCCTGGCAGCAATCCTACTGTTAGCTTTAGGCATTTTGGGCTGGGGCTTTTATCGCGCCAGACCTTTTGGTAAGCTGGGAATCTTAGCCTGGTTACAGTCGGTGGTGTTGATGACTCCCTGGCTTCTATTTTTTGGATTGTTTGCCGCAGGGATTTACGTCAACATAGCGGGTATATTGTTCTTAATAGTGACTTCCGCTGGATTGTACATCTACTTGGGCAGACAGTTACGCGCAGCTGGGCAAGATGACATCCTTAAGCAACGCGCAACAGAAAGGCTTGCTGCTGCTTCCTTAATTGAAGCAAATTCCCCACAACCAACAGCAGCAGAACAAAAAGCGGAGATTCCGCCAATACCGGAAGATGACTTGAATGCAATTAAAGGTATTTTCGGTATCGATACGTTTTTTGCCACAGAAACCATCGCCTACCAAGATGGAGCCATTTTCAAAGGCAATTTGCGAGGAGAACCAGAAGAGACTCACAACCGTCTAACGGCAAGTTTACGGCAACGCCTTGGTGATCAATATCGCCTGTTTTTAGTGGAAAATACAGATGGCAGACCAGTAGTGATTGTCCTGCCGAGCCGCAATGATCCCCGTCCGCTTCAGTTATCGCAAAAAGTCTTTGCAGGTATTCTGTTGGTAGCGACCATTGCCACAAGTTTAGAAGCTGCGGGATTACTGCTGAATTTTGATTTCTTTGGCAATCCAGCGCGGTTTCAAGAAGCTTTGCCCATAGGCGCTGGAATATTTTCGATTTTAGTCGCTCACGAAATTGGTCATTGGTTACTTGCGCGGCGTCACCAAATCCGCCTTAGCTGGCCTTTCTTTCTACCCGCAGTGCAAATTGGCTCTTTTGGTGCAATTACCCGCTTTGAATCTTTGTTGCCCAACCGCAAGGTATTATTTGATATCGCCTTAGCAGGGCCAGCCGCAGGTGGAATTGTTTCTTTGTTAATGCTAGTGACAGGCTTGCTGCTTTCCCACCCAGGTAGCTTATTTCAATTGCCCAATCAGTTTTTCCAAGGGTCAATTTTGGTGGGAAGTTTGGCACGAGTAGTCCTTGGTTCGGCTTTACAGTCATCCCTGGTAAGTGTTCATCCTTTAGTGATAATTGGTTGGCTGGGGTTAATTATCACGGCTTTGAACTTAATGCCCGCAGGACAACTAGATGGTGGCCGGATTGTTCAGGCGATTTACGGACGCAAAACCGCAGGACGGGCAACGATCGCAACTTTAATTTTACTGGCGCTAGTGTCCCTTGGTAATATGATTGCCATGTACTGGGCGATCGTCATTTTCTTTTTGCAACGAGATCAAGAACGCCCCAGCTTGAATGAA